The following are encoded together in the Chaetodon auriga isolate fChaAug3 chromosome 6, fChaAug3.hap1, whole genome shotgun sequence genome:
- the LOC143321616 gene encoding gastricsin-like, producing the protein MKCLVAVLVCVALAEGIVRIPLKKHKSMREALREKGIHLPYQDPALKYQTHRLASSANMYINNYADTTYYGPISIGTPPKSFQVLFDTGSSNLWVDSVYCNTEACNTHEKFNPKTSSTYKATGKTFELSYGAGSLDGVFGYDTVNVGGIVVTQQEIGLSTNEPGENFVVAKFDGILGLAYPYISAGGQTPLVDTMISRNLLKADLFAFYLSRNAEQGSVLSLGDVDYSLFQGQIHWTPVVSESYWEIGVQGFQINGQETGICSQGCQSIVDTGTSMLTAPGQYLNNIMQAIGAQEDENGMFLVDCSQINNLPTLSFVVSGATLPLPPSAYISQQSQNGYQYCSVNITPTYLASQNGQPLWIFGDVFLREYYSVFDRANNRVGFATAV; encoded by the exons ATGAAGTGTCTTGTTGCTGTTCTGGTCTGCGTGGCGCTCGCAGAGGGAATCGTCAG GATCCCTCTGAAGAAGCACAAGTCTATGCGTGAGGCCCTGAGAGAGAAAGGGATCCATCTGCCTTACCAGGATCCAGCTCTCAAATACCAGACCCACAGGCTGGCCAGCTCTGCCAACATGTACATCAACAACTACGCTGAC ACCACCTACTATGGACCCATCAGCATTGGAACACCCCCCAAGTCCTTCCAGGTGCTGTTTGACACCGGCTCTTCCAACCTGTGGGTGGACTCCGTCTACTGTAACACTGAGGCCTGCA acacacacgagAAGTTCAACCCCAAGACATCCTCCACCTACAAGGCCACTGGAAAGACCTTCGAGCTGTCCTACGGAGCTGGAAGCCTCGATGGAGTCTTCGGATATGACACGGTCAAT GTTGGCGGCATTGTGGTCACTCAACAGGAGATTGGTCTGAGCACAAACGAACCTGGTGAGAACTTTGTGGTGGCCAAGTTTGACGGCATCCTCGGCCTTGCCTACCCATATATCTCAGCCGGAGGACAGACTCCCCTCGTGGACACCATGATTTCTAGGAACTTGCTGAAAGCTGACCTTTTTGCTTTCTACCTTTCCAG GAATGCAGAGCAGGGCAGCGTGCTCTCTTTGGGAGATGTGGACTACAGCTTGTTTCAGGGCCAGATCCACTGGACTCCTGTCGTCTCTGAGAGCTACTGGGAGATCGGCGTTCAAGG ATTTCAGATCAATGGTCAAGAGACTGGCATATGCTCTCAGGGCTGCCAGTCCATTGTGGACACTGGAACCTCCATGTTGACAGCCCCTGGCCAGTATCTGAATAACATCATGCAGGCCATTGGAGCCCAAGAGGATGAGAATGGAATG TTTCTGGTGGACTGCAGCCAGATCAACAACCTGCCAACTCTCAGCTTTGTTGTCAGCGGCGCtaccctccctctgcctccttctgCTTACATCAGTCAG caATCTCAGAATGGATACCAGTACTGCTCAGTGAACATCACCCCCACCTACCTGGCCTCTCAAAACGGTCAGCCCCTGTGGATCTTTGGAGATGTGTTCCTCAGAGAGTACTACTCCGTCTTTGACCGCGCCAACAACCGTGTCGGCTTTGCCACAGCGGTCTAA
- the LOC143322155 gene encoding zona pellucida sperm-binding protein 3-like, with amino-acid sequence MVMKCSAVCLVALALLGSFCDAQWDGGYSKPSKPVYQKPSTPVRQEPSKQIPHEPQQTKQTFEKPLTWTYPEDPKPEPQPEVPFELRHPVPAATVAVECRERDAHVEVKKDLFGIGQFINPADLTLGTCAAVGEDGVAQVLIFESELHECGSSLLMTEDSLIYTFTLNYNPQPLGGAPVVRTSKAAVIVECHYPRKHNVSSLPLDPVWIPFSAVKVAEEFLYFTLKLMTDDWQYERPIYQYFLGDMINIEAIVKQYFHVPLRVYVDRCVATLSPDTSSNPRYAFIENHGCLVDARITGSDSKFMPRTAENKLQFQLEAFRFQGADSGLLYITCHLKATSTAYAIDSEHRACSYMSGWREASGGDAACGSCDSGSFGSSGTTSGVIGAGTSTGSWGAGGGAPSLSAPGRKIRDVTQSEIFEWEGDVTLGPIPIEEKVVS; translated from the exons ATGGTGATGAAGTGCTCTGCTGTGTGCCTTGTGGCACTGGCCTTGCTTGGCAGCTTCTGTGATGCTCAGTGGGATGGTGGTTACTCAAAACCCTCAAAACCTGTATACCAGAAGCCATCAACACCTGTGAGACAGGAGCCCAGCAAACAGATTCCTCACGAGCCccaacaaacaaagcagacatttgAGAAACCACTCACTTGGACATACCCTGAAGATCCCAAGCCTGAGCCTCAGCCCGAGGTGCCTTTCGAGCTGAGACATCCTGTTCCTGCTGCAACCGTTGCTGTCGAGTGCAGAGAGAGGGATGCTCATGTGGAGGTCAAGAAGGACTTGTTTGGGATTGGCCAGTTCATCAATCCTGCCGACCTTACCCTGGGAACCTGTGCCGCTGTCGGAGAGGACGGTGTTGCTCAAGTGCTGATTTTTGAATCTGAACTGCATGAGTGTGGCAGCTCATTATTG ATGACAGAAGATTCCCTCATCTACACCTTCACGCTGAACTATAACCCCCAACCTCTGGGTGGTGCTCCTGTGGTGAGGACTAGCAAGGCTGCTGTAATTGTGGAATGCCACTATCCAAG GAAGCACAATGTGAGCAGCCTTCCTCTTGACCCTGTGTGGATCCCGTTCTCTGCGGTTAAGGTGGCAGAGGAATTCCTGTACTTCACTCTGAAACTCATGACTG ATGACTGGCAATATGAGAGGCCAATCTACCAGTACTTCCTGGGAGACATGATTAATATTGAAGCTATCGTCAAGCAGTACTTCCACGTGCCGCTCCGGGTTTATGTCGACAGATGTGTAGCTACTCTTTCGCCTGACACGTCCTCCAACCCCAGATATGCCTTCATCGAGAACCATGG gtgtttggttGATGCTAGGATCACAGGCTCTGACTCCAAGTTCATGCCTCGCACTGCAGAGAACAAGCTTCAGTTCCAGTTGGAGGCCTTCAGGTTCCAGGGTGCTGACAGTGGACTG CTCTACATCACTTGCCACTTGAAAGCAACATCAACTGCCTACGCCATTGATAGTGAACACAGAGCTTGTTCCTACATGAGTGG GTGGAGGGAGGCCAGTGGAGGTGATGCAGCTTGTGGCTCCTGTGACTCTGGTTCATTTGGATCATCTGGCACAACATCTGGTGTAATTGGGGCTGGCACCTCAACTGGTTCCTGGGGTGCTGGTGGTGGAGCACCATCTCTGTCTGCTCCCGGAAGGAAGATCCGTGATGTGACCCAAAGTGAAa tTTTTGAATGGGAAGGGGATGTCACCCTGGGCCCTATCCCCATTGAAGAGAAGGTGGTCTCTTAA
- the LOC143322069 gene encoding zona pellucida sperm-binding protein 4-like, whose translation MAMKLICGCLLALALLGCLADAQYGKHSQQPQVPRPQAPKYPPPQQPQRPQPQQPQQPKQPQGPLPPVFHSCEVDEHYKIQCGAPSISAAECEAINCCFDGRMCYYGKAVTLQCTKDAQFIVVVARDATLPNIDLETISFLGDDPNCSPVGTTSAFAIYQFPVTACGTVMMEEPGVIIYENRMSSAYEVAIGPFGAITRDSSFELQVQCRYIGTTVEALVIEVGLVPPPPPPAAPGPLRVELRLANGQCNVKGCVEEEVAYTSFYQDFDYPVTKVLRDPVYVEVRMLERTDPNLVLTLGRCWATSNPYPHSLPQWDLLIDGCPYRDDRYLTTLVPVGPSSGLLYPTHHSRFIFKMFTFVATGTANTGKGGAADPEVMTPLKEKVYIHCDVAVCQPSLGNNCEPRCFRKRRDVGGSIKRGLRAESTVVSSKGIVITD comes from the exons ATGGCAATGAAGCTGATTTGTGGTTGTCTTCTGGCACTTGCCCTGCTTGGCTGTCTGGCAGATGCTCAGTATGGCAAACATTCTCAGCAGCCCCAGGTGCCACGGCCCCAGGCTCCGAAATACCCACCACCACAGCAGCCTCAGAGACCACAGcctcagcagcctcagcagcctAAGCAGCCTCAGGGGCCCCTGCCACCTGTTTTTCACTCTTGTGAAGTCGATGAGCACTACAAGATACAGTGTGGGGCTCCAAGCATCTCTGCCGCAGAGTGTGAGGCTATAAACTGCTGCTTTGATGGACGCATGTGCTATTATGGCAAAGCTG TGACTCTTCAGTGCACCAAGGATGCCCAGTTCATTGTGGTGGTAGCCAGAGATGCCACCTTACCCAACATCGACTTGGAGACAATTAGTTTCCTTGGAGATGATCCAAACTGCAGTCCTGTTGGTACCACTTCAGCTTTTGCCATCTACCAGTTCCCTGTCACTGCCTGCGGCACTGTCATGATG GAGGAACCTGGTGTTATAATCTATGAAAACAGGATGTCCTCTGCATATGAAGTCGCTATTGGACCCTTCGGAGCAATTACCAGAGACAGCAGCTTTGA GCTGCAAGTCCAGTGTAGATATATTGGCACCACAGTTGAGGCTCTGGTCATTGAGGTTGGCCTTGTTCCTCCACCACCcccacctgcagctcctggaCCCTTGCGTGTGGAGCTCAGGCTGGCCAACGGACAGTGTAATGTCAAGGGTTGTGTGGAAG AGGAAGTGGCCTACACCTCCTTTTATCAGGATTTCGACTACCCCGTCACAAAGGTGCTCAGGGATCCAGTGTATGTTGAGGTCCGAATGCTGGAGAGGACTGATCCAAACCTTGTCTTGACTCTTGGAAGATGCTGGGCAACTTCTAACCCCTACCCTCATAGTCTTCCTCAGTGGGACTTGCTAATTGATGG TTGCCCCTACCGTGATGACCGTTACCTGACCACACTGGTTCCTGTGGGTCCCTCATCAGGACTCTTGTACCCAACCCATCACAGTCGTTTTATTTTCAAGATGTTCACATTTGTAGCTACTGGAACTGCCAATACCGGCaaaggaggagctgcagatccAGAGGTTATGACCCCTCTCAAGGAAAAG GTGTATATCCATTGCGACGTAGCTGTGTGCCAACCTTCTCTGGGAAATAATTGTGAACCCAGATGCTTCAGAAAGA GAAGAGACGTTGGTGGTTCTATCAAGAGAGGCCTCAGAGCCGAGTCGACTGTGGTTAGCAGTAAGGGGATTGTCATCACTGACTAA